In the Cetobacterium ceti genome, GGAAAAGTTAAAAGGACTATATAAAAAAGAAAACTTCACAGAATTTTATATGAAAGAGGGAGACATTTTAACTCCCTCTGGAAGACAATTTTTAGAGGATAAAAAAATTCTTCTGGTGAAAAATAAAAAAGAAGAAAAAATAGAAAAGGTTCAAGAGAAGGAAGAGAAACAATTTTGGAAGTATCAGGGGGAAAATGGAGAGTTATATATAGAAAAACCTGAACATATGACTCAATTATTTGGAAATACTCTGGTAAATAAAAATTCTAAAAGAATTATTTTAAGAGGGAAAATAGATAGCTTTTTAAGTAAGTGGCTACTTCTTCAAAAAGAATTCCTTCAAATTAAAAATAATAAATTAAATTTTGATATGGAAAGTATAACAACTCTTTTGAAAAAAATTGTTATAGGAGAGGTTTTAAATGAACCTATAGAAGATGTAACTATTTTAGGAGAAACTTTAAATAAAATTAAAGAAATATCCCATAATCCTAAAAAATATTTTTCAAGGGAACATCTATTTGATATATCAGCTGAAAATTCTTTAATAGTTTTAAAATTAAATGAAATGAGAAGTCTTTCAAGGGAACTAGAACTTTGTGCTATAGATGCCTTCTTTGTAGAAAATGGAAATATTCAAAGGAAAGATTTAATTGAAATATTTAATAGAATTAGCAGTGGAATATATGTAATGATGTTGAAAGGTGAAAAAAATGAGTATGGAATTAGATAAATTAATAGAAGTAGTAAAAGAAAAAATGGAAAAGAAAATTCCCGTAGAAGGTTCAGGAAGACATATACATTTATCCCATGAAGATGGAAAAAAGCTTTTTGGTGAAAATTATGAGTTCACAATTTTAAAGGAACTATCTCAACCAGGACAAGTTGCTTATAAGGAAAGAGTTAGACTAATTGGTCCTAAGGGAGTTATTGAAGGAGTTGTAATATTAGGTCCTTCTAGAGAAAAAACACAAGTGGAACTTTCTTTAACTGATACTAGAATTTTAGGTGTTAAGGGAGTTTTAAGAGAATCTGGTCATATTGAAAATACTCCTGGAATTGTTATTGGAAAGGGAGACAAGGTTATAGAGATTAAAGAGGGAGTTATTGTAGCAAAAAATCACATTCATATGAATGAAGAGGAAGCTAAAAACTTAAATGTAGAAGATAAGGATTTAGTAAAAATTAAAATTTACTCAGAGAGACCTGTTATTTTTGAAGATGTTTTAATAAGAGTAAATAAAAATTTTAAATTGGCAATGCACATAGATTATGATGAAGGAAATAGTTGTATGTTAAATAAAGAATCCTTTGGAGTAATTTATGAGTGAAAAAGAATTAATAGAAATAATAGGAAGAGAAGTTAAAAAATATTTTTCTTCTAAAAATTCAGAGGAAAGTTCTCCAATGAAAAAATTAATTTTTTTAGGAGAGGATGAACTTTTAAAAAATCATTTGGAAAAATCATTTTTATTAAATGAATCAGAGGGAGAAAAAATTATTTTAAGTACTTTATCACTGAAAAATCTTATAAATTTAAGTATGGGAAATTATTCAGATGAGTATGAAAAAAGTATTTTAGAATTTTTACTTCAAGGAAAAGAAATTTATGTGGTAAGGGAAGGACTAGAATATTTAAAATATCCCCAAGGTCCTTCTAAACTTTTAAATAAATATATAAACTCTTTAAAGGAACTTGAAAATTTTGGAGTTAAAGTTTTTAAAAGAGAAAATATAATAGATGAACTTTTAAATACTTCAATTTATTACAGTGAAAAGGTTTTAAATGTAAATACTTTGAGAAAAATTTCTAAGGAAAAAATATATGTTTCTAAAGAAACCTTAATAACTGATTTAGGAAAAGAATATATAAGAGAAAATAATATCAGTGTAATAAAGGGGTAAAAAATGATTATAGGAAATGTAGTAGGAAATTTATGGGCTACAAGAAAAGAGGAAAGCTTAAATGGTCTTAAATTTTTAATAGTTGAAACTATAGAAAAAAAAACCATAGTTGCTTGTGATTTTGTTGGAGCGGGAATAGGAGATAAGGTATTGATAACCTTGGGAAGTTCTGCAAGAAAAGCTAGTGAAAATATGAATATTTCCATTGATGCTGGAATAATTGGAATAATAGATGGAATAGAAGGTGAATAAAATGGGAAAAATATTAGTTAAATTGGACAAAATAAATGAATATATATGTGATAATTATTTTTATCAAAATAAAGATATGATAATATCTCCTACTGTAAAAGATTATTTAAAAGAAAAAAATATAGAGATAATTTATGATTATAATCTTAAAAAAAGAATTGAAATTATTCTTAACAGAGATTATAAAATTACAGATTCTGAAAAAATAAAAAAAATAATTGAAAAAGTGGAAGGTGAACTACAAAAATGGGTATAAATGAAATTATTATATATATAATGGCATTTTTTATGGTAGTTGGAGCTATAGATAAATGTTTAGGAAATAAATATGGATATGGTGAGAAATTCGAGGAGGGGTTTGTGGCAATGGGAGCTTTAACTCTTGCCATGGTGGGAGTTATTTCATTAGCTCCTGTACTTGCTGATCTTTTAAGACCAGTGGTGTCTCCAGTTTACAAAATTTTAGGAGCAGACCCATCAATGTTTGCAACTACTTTATTAGCTGAAGATATGGGAGGATACCCCCTTGCTATGCAACTTGCTGAAAATCCAGAAGCTGGAAGATTTGCAGGACTTATTTTAGGAGCAATGATGGGACCAACTATTGTTTTCACAATTCCAGTAGCTTTAGGAATAATTGAAAAAAAAGATAGAGAATATTTAGCTAAGGGAGTTTTAGCTGGAATGATTACTATACCTTTAGGATGTTTAGTTGGTGGAGTTGTTGCTGGATTTGATCTTAAAATGATTTTATCAAATTTATTACCAATTATTTTATTTGCAATAATTATATCCATTGGACTTTGGAAATGGCCAGATAAAATGACTCATGGATTTACTATTTTTGGTCAAGGAGTAGTTGTTATAATTACAATTGGACTTGGAGCTATTGTATTTGAAACTTTAACTGGAATAGTGGTTATTCCTGGAATGGCACCAATTTCAGAAGGAATAGAAGTTGTAGGAGCTATTGCTATGACCCTTGCAGGTGCTTTCCCATTAGTACATTTCATTACAAAAGTTTTTAATAAACCATTATTAAAAATGGGAGAAGCTTTAGGAATGAATGAAAAAGCTGCAGCGGGATTAGTTGCTACTCTTGCTAATAGTATTCCAATGTTTGGATTAATGAAAGAAATGGATAAAAGAGGAAAAATTTTAAATGTGGCTTTTGCAGTAAGTGCTGCCTTTGTTTTTGGAGATCACTTAGGGTTCACAGCTGGAGTTGATAAAGCTATGATATTCCCAATGGTTGTAGGAAAACTTGTTGGAGGAATAAGTGCTGTGGTTTTAGCTAAATTTATGTATAAAAATATTACTGAAGATGAAAATGAAGAAACAGAAATAAAAGATGAAGTTATAGGAGATGTTAAATAATGGAGATGAATGAAAAAGTATTAGAGGAATTAATAAGAAAAGTTATATTAAATGAATTGGAAAAAAATGGAAAAAAAGAAATTAAATTTATGGATAAAAGTGGAATTGGAGTAATAAAAGCTCAAGAGATTGAAAGAGAAAGATTTGATACTGGAAATCCTAATGATGAAGTATATGTAACAGATTTATTTAATTTAACAGAAAGTCCTAGAATGGGAGCAGGAATGA is a window encoding:
- the pduL gene encoding phosphate propanoyltransferase, whose amino-acid sequence is MSMELDKLIEVVKEKMEKKIPVEGSGRHIHLSHEDGKKLFGENYEFTILKELSQPGQVAYKERVRLIGPKGVIEGVVILGPSREKTQVELSLTDTRILGVKGVLRESGHIENTPGIVIGKGDKVIEIKEGVIVAKNHIHMNEEEAKNLNVEDKDLVKIKIYSERPVIFEDVLIRVNKNFKLAMHIDYDEGNSCMLNKESFGVIYE
- a CDS encoding EutN/CcmL family microcompartment protein, with the translated sequence MIIGNVVGNLWATRKEESLNGLKFLIVETIEKKTIVACDFVGAGIGDKVLITLGSSARKASENMNISIDAGIIGIIDGIEGE
- the eutH gene encoding ethanolamine utilization protein EutH, which produces MGINEIIIYIMAFFMVVGAIDKCLGNKYGYGEKFEEGFVAMGALTLAMVGVISLAPVLADLLRPVVSPVYKILGADPSMFATTLLAEDMGGYPLAMQLAENPEAGRFAGLILGAMMGPTIVFTIPVALGIIEKKDREYLAKGVLAGMITIPLGCLVGGVVAGFDLKMILSNLLPIILFAIIISIGLWKWPDKMTHGFTIFGQGVVVIITIGLGAIVFETLTGIVVIPGMAPISEGIEVVGAIAMTLAGAFPLVHFITKVFNKPLLKMGEALGMNEKAAAGLVATLANSIPMFGLMKEMDKRGKILNVAFAVSAAFVFGDHLGFTAGVDKAMIFPMVVGKLVGGISAVVLAKFMYKNITEDENEETEIKDEVIGDVK
- a CDS encoding cupin domain-containing protein, producing MNEKVLEELIRKVILNELEKNGKKEIKFMDKSGIGVIKAQEIERERFDTGNPNDEVYVTDLFNLTESPRMGAGMMEMIKSAFDWTLNYDEIDYIIEGRLEIEIDGRKIVGEKGDVMVIPKNSSITFSAPEYAKFVYVVYPANWQEQQ